From one Streptomyces mobaraensis genomic stretch:
- a CDS encoding carbonic anhydrase — protein MTHAQNPTPRDAFEMLLAGNQRFVTGTPEHPNQDAARRTEVAPAQSPFAVLFGCSDSRLAAEIIFDRGLGDLFVVRTAGHVMGPEVLGSIEYGVSVLGAPLVVVLGHDACGAVAATRSAVEDGTTAGGYVRDVIERVTPSVLAVRAAGRTEDQDFIAEHIRHTVDLLLDRSRVLAEAVDAGRAAVVGLSYRLADGTARLVTVRGLDDAAAGEAA, from the coding sequence ATGACCCATGCCCAGAATCCGACGCCGCGCGATGCCTTCGAGATGCTGCTGGCGGGGAACCAGCGGTTCGTCACGGGGACGCCCGAGCACCCGAACCAGGACGCCGCCCGCCGCACGGAGGTCGCTCCGGCCCAAAGCCCCTTCGCCGTGCTCTTCGGCTGTTCGGACTCGCGCCTGGCGGCCGAGATCATCTTCGACCGCGGGCTGGGCGACCTGTTCGTCGTCCGCACCGCCGGGCACGTCATGGGCCCCGAGGTGCTGGGCAGCATCGAGTACGGGGTGAGCGTGCTCGGCGCGCCCCTGGTCGTGGTGCTCGGCCACGACGCGTGCGGCGCGGTCGCGGCCACCCGCTCCGCCGTGGAGGACGGCACGACGGCCGGCGGCTACGTGCGGGACGTGATCGAACGGGTGACACCCAGCGTGCTGGCCGTGCGCGCGGCCGGGCGCACGGAGGACCAGGACTTCATCGCCGAGCACATACGGCACACCGTCGACCTCCTGCTGGACCGCTCCCGCGTCCTCGCCGAGGCGGTGGACGCCGGACGGGCCGCGGTCGTGGGCCTGTCGTACCGGCTGGCCGACGGCACCGCCCGACTGGTCACCGTCCGCGGCCTCGACGACGCGGCGGCCGGCGAGGCCGCCTGA
- a CDS encoding trypsin-like peptidase domain-containing protein, protein MLSVERVAEVVVALPGGGGRRGSGYLVAPGRVLTAAHVVDDALAIRVRFDADRPGERTGTADVVWMHPGIDVAVLGVADEGTGVAPAAFGRLGEQDAVVRCTAVGFPRFKLRTDEDGSRYRDAEHVHTSCAALSNRREGTLDLRVDAPPADDPDAGRDAWEGMSGAAVFSGGHLVSVVTRHHRSDGPGRIAAGRVDRWAEVLAADELDALEKALGSGVRPVLLPDVLPATQLGLLQEFHRAHLADYAPEELRDRRRETEALVAFCGGAEPYLWLQGPPWAGKTALTAWFALHPPRGVVPVWFFVTARDAGQSDSGACSEALVDQLAAIADREPVSRGPSPAHDGERGLLLRQAAERVARDGGTLLLIVDGLDEDQSLRPGGTGRSIAALLPERLPPGVRVLVTSRSGVEVPADVKGGHPLRTCPVMDLPANAAARHTEHEARYELQQALFGGTPTERDLVGLFTAARGPLTAGDLRALTGEPEFVLRRLLGGSFGRILRPQATGTPGRNGDGTASLAKSRGYAFSHDTLLAVALEEFGPDLDPYRERLHTWAAGYAAEGWPAGTPAYLLRPYGRMLAALQDPRDARRAVSLATDTRRHERFREETGSDAACLAEIAAVREAVYGLGASAGLDALAALAVTEDLVARRNEQLHYDVPAAYARLGKVRLAVGLARSVFHPLHRSTALQRLARVLAEAGDRRAAGLAEEAVRLAEGELRGSDPKVALTCLWTALGIQSAALARTGRREEAMTILARVPQPRNNHGERASFAHAMTIAAVALRDAETSSGLLRAAEEAVHGIDSPPQRASELSVLARAWQDCGFPEERDRLHDKLLTLVHDRPRDARLPPIAARALRATRPEVANALIDSALIEPAHGFGHGPDAVFAFIAAGRMPDAQRFAARLDPEKSREQWDGDVHRWGQIANALAEGWARWGEAAAAWTALELSWSSTTDKLYRDGSATTVATLLAESGRAAEAEAWLTSTEVLPRHVAAEAFSALALHHAADDPDRSLRLLYQAVHGSRPGSRTIASHQQNHFVPLAGALAAAGRPDTAERLVAAFSDPAVRIRGLATVSLAVRSAYPGRALRLVEQAISLGPKADLRRAPGAETAIYQALAGAGAAERVTEALDYLEDVTESADALNRARLEAATLLWPHDPDAAADLLDLAVSDLLDRSDGASYIQFVQALVAVGRHDDKRASTLKGILDDREPRTYRRYLHPRWSYPSGDAYVDTVPAGLLAAVRYGPHTRYHSIDAVAEEDEGVTLPAARAGAVALAYAALGDHQPALDRARRARNEAERSEVLAQLAAYYACLPGDSVAAPLYEDASDILPTIRRLAGLVLPPPSGPDIPRAEALLAEALTPGGWHHAVSVLVELDPAAALDAGDIVLAHLGVEG, encoded by the coding sequence GTGCTGAGCGTCGAGCGGGTGGCCGAGGTTGTGGTCGCCCTCCCCGGCGGGGGCGGGCGCCGCGGGTCGGGCTACCTGGTAGCACCCGGCCGGGTACTGACCGCCGCGCACGTCGTCGACGACGCGTTGGCCATCCGGGTTCGCTTCGACGCCGACCGGCCGGGCGAGCGGACCGGTACGGCAGATGTTGTGTGGATGCACCCGGGCATCGACGTCGCCGTGCTCGGGGTCGCGGACGAGGGAACGGGTGTCGCTCCCGCCGCCTTCGGGCGGCTCGGCGAGCAGGACGCGGTGGTGCGCTGCACGGCCGTCGGGTTTCCGCGGTTCAAACTCCGCACGGACGAGGACGGTTCGCGCTACCGGGACGCCGAACACGTCCACACGAGCTGCGCCGCGCTGTCCAACCGCCGTGAGGGAACCCTGGACCTCCGCGTCGACGCGCCACCCGCCGACGACCCGGACGCCGGGCGGGACGCCTGGGAGGGGATGTCCGGCGCGGCCGTCTTCAGCGGCGGGCACCTGGTCAGCGTCGTCACCCGCCACCACCGGTCCGACGGACCCGGCCGCATCGCCGCCGGCCGCGTGGACCGCTGGGCCGAAGTTCTGGCGGCGGATGAACTCGACGCGCTGGAAAAGGCTCTGGGCAGCGGCGTCCGGCCGGTCCTGCTGCCGGACGTCCTGCCCGCGACCCAACTCGGCCTCCTCCAGGAGTTCCACCGCGCGCACCTGGCCGACTACGCGCCCGAGGAACTGCGGGATAGGCGGCGCGAGACCGAAGCCCTCGTCGCGTTCTGCGGCGGCGCCGAGCCGTACCTCTGGCTCCAAGGCCCGCCGTGGGCCGGGAAGACCGCGCTCACGGCCTGGTTCGCGCTGCATCCGCCGAGGGGTGTGGTGCCGGTCTGGTTCTTCGTCACCGCGCGCGACGCCGGCCAGTCCGACAGCGGCGCCTGCTCCGAGGCGCTCGTCGACCAGCTCGCCGCGATAGCCGACCGGGAACCGGTCAGCCGCGGGCCGTCGCCCGCCCACGACGGCGAACGCGGTCTGCTGCTGCGCCAGGCGGCGGAGCGCGTCGCGCGGGACGGCGGCACCCTCCTGCTGATCGTGGACGGCCTCGACGAGGACCAGTCCCTCCGGCCCGGCGGCACCGGAAGGAGCATCGCCGCGCTGCTCCCCGAGCGCCTGCCGCCCGGTGTCCGCGTCCTGGTGACCAGCCGGAGCGGTGTCGAGGTCCCGGCGGACGTCAAGGGCGGGCACCCGCTGCGCACCTGCCCGGTCATGGACCTGCCGGCCAACGCGGCGGCACGGCACACCGAGCACGAGGCGCGGTACGAGCTTCAGCAGGCGCTGTTCGGCGGTACGCCGACGGAACGCGACCTCGTCGGACTGTTCACCGCCGCGCGCGGCCCGCTGACCGCCGGAGACCTGCGCGCGCTCACCGGCGAGCCCGAGTTCGTCCTCCGCCGGCTGCTGGGCGGCTCCTTCGGACGCATCCTGCGACCGCAGGCTACCGGCACGCCGGGCCGGAACGGCGACGGCACGGCCTCCCTCGCAAAGAGCCGCGGCTACGCCTTCTCGCACGATACGCTCCTCGCCGTGGCCCTCGAGGAGTTCGGGCCGGACCTGGACCCGTACCGGGAACGGCTGCACACCTGGGCCGCCGGTTATGCGGCGGAGGGCTGGCCGGCGGGCACTCCGGCGTACCTGCTGCGCCCGTACGGCCGCATGCTCGCCGCTCTTCAGGACCCGCGCGACGCGCGGCGGGCCGTCTCCCTGGCCACGGACACGCGACGGCACGAGCGGTTCCGGGAGGAGACGGGGAGCGATGCGGCGTGCCTCGCGGAGATCGCCGCGGTACGGGAGGCGGTGTACGGGCTCGGCGCGTCCGCCGGACTGGACGCCCTGGCGGCGCTGGCGGTGACGGAGGACCTCGTGGCCCGCCGCAACGAGCAGCTGCACTACGACGTGCCGGCCGCCTACGCCCGCCTGGGCAAGGTCCGGCTCGCCGTCGGCCTGGCCCGCAGCGTCTTCCATCCGCTGCACCGGTCGACGGCCCTGCAACGCCTGGCCCGGGTCCTGGCGGAGGCCGGTGACCGGCGGGCGGCTGGACTGGCGGAGGAGGCGGTACGGCTCGCCGAGGGGGAACTGCGCGGGAGCGACCCAAAGGTCGCGCTGACCTGCCTCTGGACGGCGCTGGGCATCCAATCTGCCGCGTTGGCGCGGACGGGCCGGCGGGAGGAGGCGATGACCATCCTCGCCCGGGTGCCCCAGCCGCGAAACAATCACGGTGAACGCGCGTCGTTCGCCCACGCCATGACGATCGCGGCCGTCGCGTTGCGGGACGCCGAGACGTCCTCCGGCCTCCTGCGGGCGGCGGAGGAAGCCGTCCACGGGATTGACTCCCCGCCGCAGCGGGCGTCCGAGCTGTCGGTCCTCGCGCGGGCCTGGCAGGACTGCGGATTCCCGGAGGAGCGGGACCGGCTGCACGACAAGCTGCTCACCTTGGTCCACGATCGTCCCAGGGACGCTCGCCTGCCGCCGATCGCCGCCCGCGCGCTGCGCGCGACCCGCCCTGAGGTGGCAAACGCCCTCATCGATAGCGCCCTCATCGAACCAGCCCATGGATTCGGCCACGGACCCGACGCAGTGTTCGCGTTCATCGCCGCCGGCAGGATGCCGGACGCCCAGCGCTTCGCAGCCCGCTTGGATCCGGAGAAGAGTCGGGAGCAGTGGGATGGCGATGTGCACCGGTGGGGGCAGATCGCGAACGCCCTCGCCGAGGGGTGGGCGCGCTGGGGCGAGGCCGCCGCAGCCTGGACGGCCCTCGAACTCTCATGGAGTAGTACTACCGACAAACTCTACCGGGACGGCAGCGCGACGACCGTCGCTACGCTCCTCGCTGAGTCCGGCCGGGCCGCGGAAGCCGAGGCATGGCTGACCAGTACGGAGGTTCTGCCCCGGCATGTCGCCGCCGAGGCGTTCTCCGCCCTGGCCCTCCACCACGCGGCAGATGACCCGGACCGCTCACTGCGGCTGCTTTACCAGGCTGTGCACGGTTCCCGGCCCGGCAGTCGGACGATCGCCTCCCACCAGCAGAACCACTTTGTCCCGCTGGCCGGCGCGCTCGCCGCGGCGGGGCGCCCCGACACCGCCGAGCGCCTGGTTGCCGCGTTCTCCGACCCGGCGGTCCGTATCCGCGGCCTGGCGACCGTGTCGCTGGCCGTGCGGTCGGCGTACCCGGGCCGTGCCCTGCGGCTCGTCGAGCAGGCCATATCCCTGGGGCCCAAGGCCGACCTCCGGAGGGCTCCTGGTGCCGAGACGGCCATCTACCAGGCGCTGGCCGGCGCCGGTGCCGCGGAACGGGTCACTGAGGCGCTCGACTACTTAGAGGATGTGACGGAAAGCGCCGATGCCCTCAACCGGGCCAGGCTCGAAGCGGCGACGCTGCTGTGGCCCCACGACCCGGACGCGGCGGCCGACTTGCTCGACCTCGCCGTGAGCGATCTGCTCGACCGGTCCGACGGGGCGAGCTACATCCAGTTCGTCCAGGCGCTGGTCGCCGTAGGCCGTCACGACGACAAGCGGGCCTCGACTCTCAAGGGCATCCTCGACGACCGCGAGCCCCGTACGTACCGGCGTTATCTCCACCCCAGGTGGTCGTATCCCTCCGGAGACGCGTACGTCGACACCGTGCCAGCCGGGCTGCTCGCGGCGGTGCGCTACGGCCCTCATACGCGCTACCACTCCATCGACGCAGTGGCCGAAGAAGACGAGGGAGTGACACTGCCGGCCGCACGAGCGGGAGCCGTCGCCCTCGCATACGCGGCACTCGGCGACCACCAGCCGGCCCTGGACCGCGCCCGCCGCGCCCGCAACGAAGCGGAACGCTCCGAAGTGCTCGCCCAACTCGCCGCCTACTACGCCTGCCTGCCCGGCGACTCCGTGGCTGCACCCCTCTACGAGGACGCCTCCGACATCCTGCCCACGATCCGGCGCCTGGCCGGCCTCGTCCTCCCGCCCCCGTCGGGCCCCGACATCCCCCGTGCCGAGGCCCTGCTGGCGGAGGCGCTCACTCCCGGCGGCTGGCACCACGCCGTGTCGGTGCTCGTGGAACTGGACCCCGCGGCCGCCCTCGACGCGGGCGACATCGTCCTCGCGCATCTCGGGGTCGAGGGCTGA
- a CDS encoding trypco2 family protein, with product MIELSDMIGELRQQLSAALADGAGEAVRFELGPVELEATVAVSQESGADAKVRLWVVDAGADGKYAQAQTQRVSITLMPRTGAAGTHPVLIAGGEADGER from the coding sequence GTGATCGAACTGTCCGACATGATCGGTGAGTTGAGACAGCAGCTGAGCGCGGCCCTGGCCGACGGGGCCGGGGAAGCGGTACGGTTCGAGCTCGGGCCCGTGGAGCTGGAGGCGACCGTCGCCGTCAGCCAGGAGAGCGGCGCGGACGCGAAGGTGCGGCTGTGGGTCGTCGACGCCGGGGCGGACGGGAAGTACGCCCAGGCCCAGACCCAGCGGGTCTCCATCACGCTCATGCCACGCACCGGGGCGGCCGGTACGCATCCCGTCCTCATCGCGGGCGGGGAAGCAGACGGTGAGCGGTAG
- a CDS encoding DUF4232 domain-containing protein, whose product MINHHARRTARSAALAAVTAALALGLTACDGGDDAKASGGDHTAAPAQSRSASDAPGRDSAGQPDSGGDRKEESRPATGPGKTREAAGKSTTAGARQCRGDEMLVTAVHRFAGQQGDHLLVTASNKGTTPCWVTSYPAVKLGGDVDTAALPHSKKDDSGGDQHITLHPGDKAYSAVNLFDYGSKNHTAQSFAIALRGADGHDGPFYSVDSKGEKPTFSWNEADVLNWSTKKPYGI is encoded by the coding sequence ATGATCAATCACCATGCCCGCCGTACCGCCCGTTCCGCCGCCCTGGCCGCCGTCACCGCCGCGCTGGCGCTGGGCCTGACCGCCTGCGATGGCGGCGACGACGCGAAGGCGTCGGGCGGCGACCACACCGCTGCTCCCGCCCAGAGCCGGTCCGCGTCCGACGCGCCCGGCAGAGACAGCGCGGGGCAGCCCGACAGTGGTGGTGACCGCAAGGAGGAGTCACGCCCGGCGACCGGCCCGGGCAAGACGCGGGAGGCCGCGGGCAAGAGCACGACGGCCGGCGCCCGGCAGTGCCGTGGCGACGAGATGCTGGTCACCGCGGTGCACCGGTTCGCCGGTCAGCAGGGCGACCACCTGCTGGTCACCGCGTCGAACAAGGGCACCACACCGTGCTGGGTCACCTCGTACCCGGCCGTGAAGCTCGGCGGAGACGTCGACACCGCAGCGCTGCCGCACTCGAAGAAGGACGACTCGGGCGGCGACCAGCACATCACGCTCCACCCTGGAGACAAGGCGTACAGCGCGGTGAACCTCTTCGACTACGGTTCGAAGAACCACACGGCGCAGTCCTTCGCCATCGCACTGCGCGGCGCGGACGGTCACGACGGCCCCTTCTATTCCGTCGACTCCAAGGGCGAGAAGCCGACGTTCAGCTGGAACGAGGCCGACGTCCTGAACTGGAGCACCAAGAAACCGTACGGCATCTGA